DNA sequence from the Arthrobacter sp. V1I9 genome:
GAAGAAGGTGGAATCCTCGGCAAGGAGAGCCTCCAGGTCCAGGGTGCGCTTGGTGGTCACCAGCTCGTCCAGCCTGACCGGGCGCGGGGGCAGCGCAGCCCATTCCTTGGGAGTGTTGTAACCATGGTCAGGGTAAGGGCGGCCCTCGCCCACAGCTTTGAATATCACCATGCCACCCTAGGCACCCAAAGGTCCCAGCGAAAGTAGCAGGCACGCGGTCAGGCAGGTTGTAGCCAAACAGTGACCATCCGTCACCTGCGGTGATCTTCGCCGCCTGGCGCCCGGAGTTCGCAGTGCTGCTGACAGAATGGTGCCATGACAGCATCCGAGTTCCTCGCCACCTCCACGTCCGGCGGACACCAGCCGGCCACGCCTCCCCTCGCGCTGCTGCTGGATGTAGACGGGCCGGTGGCGAGCCCCGTTACGCGGGACGTTAAACACGAGATCATCTCTGATCTCGTGGCGCTGGCCGCTGCCGGCATTCCTGTCATCTTCAACACCGGCCGCTCCGATGCCTTCATCCGGGAGCAGGTCATGGAACCGATGATTGCTGCCGGCATCCCGGCCGGCACCATCATCCACGCCGTCTGCGAAAAGGGGGCCGTCTGGTTCAGCTACACCGCTGCCGGTCCCGGCCCCATCCATGTGGACCGGGAACTCGCGGTGCCCGCAGCCTATGGTGACGATGTCCGGCGGATGGTGGCCGAGGACTACTCGGCGCACATGTTCTTCGATGAGACCAAGCGGGCCATGGTGTCCGTGGAACAGCACATCGAGGTGCCCAGCGCCGAATACCTCGCCGAGCAGAAACTCTTTGACGCCGATGCCATGGACCTCATGGCCCGCCACGGGCTGGGCGTGGTCCGGCTGGACCACCACGCCCCGAATTCCGACGACGAAGTGGACTACCGGGTGGATCCCACCATCATTTCCACGGACATTGAGTCGGTGCGGCTGGGCAAGGACCTGGGCGCCAGCAGGGCAGTGGAACTGCTCGCTGCCCAGGGCATCACGCCGCAGGACTGGCGGACGGTGGGCGATTCCCGCACGGATTACGCCATGGCTGACTGGCTCCACCACAACGACCACGCGGTAAAGCATGTGGATGTCCGCCCTGCGGATGGAGTTCCAGACAGGCCGTACCCTGTCCTGACCGCAGAGGACCTGGGGCTCGAGTCCTCCGTCATCCACGACGACGCGGGCGGCGCCTTCCTGCGCAGCTGGCGTGAGGCGCTGGGCGCCTAACCCCGTTCCCTACCCCGCGGAGCCCTGCCCGAAACCTGCTGTTTCCACCGCGCGGCTATCATGCAGGTAAAGATGCTTACTTTAACTAGCACGGAGACGACAATTACAGAAGCACCGGTACAGGACGAGGTCTACTACGGCAGCCAGGCGTCCGTAGAGGAACAATTTCACGCAGAGGTCACGTCTGCGGCGGCGGAGCAGCGCCTTCGGCACCGCCCGGACGTCATCAGGCACAAGGGCCGCTATGCCCTGATCAACTACAACAGGACCCCCTACCAGGCCATGGTGGAGGACCTGCTGTTCCTGCGCAATGTCCTGGCGGACGCCGGCCTCCAATACCTGCTGGTCCGCGGCAACAACGACCGGCCGGTCATCGCCCTGGACTGGAAGGACCGCAAAAAGCTCCGTGCTGCCCTGGTGGAGGCGTGCCGGGACGAACCGGTCTACTCCATGACGGTGGATGCCAAGAAGAAGACCTCCGTGCTGGTGGCGGACGGCGAGCTGTCCTCCAACCGCCAGGCACGGATCTTCCGCCTGTACCGCCCCCGTGTCGAGCCCGTGGGCGGCTTCGAATTCGGGGCCTCAGCCGGAGTACAGATCGAGCTGTGGTCCTTTGAAGGGGAGCAGCTGATCCTTCCGATCGAGAACTCCCTGACGCGCCGGACCATGCTGCGGCAGGACGCCGTACGGGGCACTGTGGAACGGTACGGCCACACCTGGCCCACCATCGAGAACATGTTCGCGGACCACGCGAGCGACATCAGCTTCGATGTAGACCTGGTGTTCTCCTGGGTGGACGGTAGCTCCCCTGAGTACATTGCGGCCCGGCGCGCCCAGCAGAAGGATGTGGTCCTGGGCGAAGGCGACGACCATGAAGCCCGCTTCCGCCAGATCAACGAACTCAAATACGCACTTCGGTCCGTCTACCTTTTCGCGCCGTGGATCCGCCGGATCTTCATCGCCACGGACTCCCCCGCTCCGGACTGGCTGGCGGACCACCCCGCGGTCACCATTGTCCGCAGCGAAGAGTTCTTCTCCGATCCTTCCGTGCTGCCCACCCACAACTCGCAGGCGGTGGAGTGCCAGCTGCACAACATCGACGGCCTGTCCGAGCACTTCCTGTATTCGAACGATGACATGTTCTTCGGCCGCCCGGTCAGTCCGGACCTGTTCTTTACCCCCGGCGGCATCACCAAGTTCATCGAGGCGGAAACCCGGATCGGCCTGGGCGAGAACGCGGCGGAACGCAGCGGCTTCGAAAATGCTGCCCGCGTCAACCGGAAGCTGCTGTGGAACCGGTTCGGGCGGATCACCACGCGCCACCTTGAGCACACCGCCGCGCCCCTGCGCCGCAGTGTGGTGGCGAAGATGGAGCGCGAGTTCCCGGAAGAGTTCCGCAAGACCGCAGCCAGCCGGTTCCGTGCAGCGGACAACATCTCCGTCACCAACTCGTTTTACCATTACTACGCACTGCTCACGGGCCGCGCGGTCACCCAGACAGCCGCCAAGGTCCGCTACGTGGACACCACCATGCGGGCCGGGCTGAACTATCTGCCCAAGCTGCTGTCCAAGCGGAACATGGACTTCTTCTGCCTGAACGACGGCAGTTTCCCGGAGGTGCACGCCGACGAGCGCGCCGAACTGGTCACGGACTTCCTGGAAAAGTACTTCCCCATCAAGGCGCCCTGGGAAAAGTAAGGCAGATGGATCAGCGCCCGGAAGACAGTCCGGCCCGGGCGCTGCTCCGCTGTTTGGTGGTCTCCGGGATACGGATGCCTGCGGCCTCCAGCCGGCGGGCTGTCTCTTCCGGCGGCACGTACTCCCCCA
Encoded proteins:
- a CDS encoding type II toxin-antitoxin system VapB family antitoxin translates to MIFKAVGEGRPYPDHGYNTPKEWAALPPRPVRLDELVTTKRTLDLEALLAEDSTFFGDLFPHVVQYQGTLYLEDGLHRAVRTALHQRTAIHARVLVIDG
- a CDS encoding stealth family protein, coding for MQVKMLTLTSTETTITEAPVQDEVYYGSQASVEEQFHAEVTSAAAEQRLRHRPDVIRHKGRYALINYNRTPYQAMVEDLLFLRNVLADAGLQYLLVRGNNDRPVIALDWKDRKKLRAALVEACRDEPVYSMTVDAKKKTSVLVADGELSSNRQARIFRLYRPRVEPVGGFEFGASAGVQIELWSFEGEQLILPIENSLTRRTMLRQDAVRGTVERYGHTWPTIENMFADHASDISFDVDLVFSWVDGSSPEYIAARRAQQKDVVLGEGDDHEARFRQINELKYALRSVYLFAPWIRRIFIATDSPAPDWLADHPAVTIVRSEEFFSDPSVLPTHNSQAVECQLHNIDGLSEHFLYSNDDMFFGRPVSPDLFFTPGGITKFIEAETRIGLGENAAERSGFENAARVNRKLLWNRFGRITTRHLEHTAAPLRRSVVAKMEREFPEEFRKTAASRFRAADNISVTNSFYHYYALLTGRAVTQTAAKVRYVDTTMRAGLNYLPKLLSKRNMDFFCLNDGSFPEVHADERAELVTDFLEKYFPIKAPWEK